From a single Candidatus Krumholzibacteriia bacterium genomic region:
- a CDS encoding HAMP domain-containing sensor histidine kinase, which translates to MSLRARLVLLFAVLTLLPALPAAWVTHDLLQRTVDIALRDEIDQALEAGVRQTRAALQVQRDALGALGSRWTAALAEAGDPVAVDPSFSDPAVRVEVVDGPVLVEGRLGEVPETRERGAPPVVLRERVDVGGTRLRLTAPVDPQWRADALRTSESLQMLRLLRAERSSIERAFLVPFVVIVAIALVVAVGAAWWLARGFTRRVERLVAATDRVATGDWSVRTAFDGDDELARLGRGFDSMVASLDAQSRRLVDLETMAGWREMARALAHEVKNPLTPIQLTVEEMRERYPGDDTEYRALLDECSRIVIEEVESLRSVVGRFRDFARPVELDRRAFDPNRLLHDIGALQRDLRVDFDLSDELPAVHGDEDRLRQILMNLASNAREAGATSLRLASAPHAEGVALVFEDDGPGIPAAERAQVFEPYRTGKAGGLGLGLALVKGIVLAHDGSIEVDEGRLGGARFTVVLPSGQASAAAIHASAAAVPTSAVEVDASAPDVRASAAEVPTSGAEHPQRGDGTADDDPEDPR; encoded by the coding sequence GTGAGTCTGCGCGCTCGGTTGGTCCTGCTCTTCGCCGTGCTCACGTTGCTGCCGGCGTTGCCCGCGGCGTGGGTCACCCACGATCTGTTGCAGCGCACCGTCGACATCGCGCTGCGCGACGAGATCGACCAGGCGCTCGAGGCCGGCGTGCGGCAGACACGCGCGGCGTTGCAGGTGCAGCGCGATGCACTGGGTGCACTGGGATCGCGATGGACGGCCGCCTTGGCCGAGGCCGGTGACCCCGTCGCGGTCGACCCGTCGTTCTCCGATCCGGCCGTGCGCGTGGAGGTCGTCGACGGACCGGTGCTCGTGGAGGGCCGGCTCGGCGAAGTTCCGGAGACCCGCGAACGCGGTGCTCCTCCGGTCGTGCTGCGTGAACGGGTCGACGTGGGGGGCACCCGGCTTCGCCTCACCGCACCCGTCGATCCGCAGTGGCGCGCCGACGCCCTGCGCACCAGCGAGTCGTTGCAGATGCTGCGGCTGCTGCGCGCCGAACGGTCGTCGATCGAACGCGCCTTCCTCGTACCCTTCGTAGTGATCGTCGCGATCGCGTTGGTGGTCGCCGTCGGCGCCGCGTGGTGGTTGGCACGCGGCTTCACGCGACGTGTCGAACGTCTGGTCGCCGCCACCGATCGCGTGGCCACCGGCGACTGGTCGGTGCGGACCGCGTTCGACGGCGACGACGAACTCGCACGCCTCGGCCGCGGCTTCGATTCGATGGTCGCCTCGCTCGACGCCCAGTCGCGACGGCTGGTCGATCTGGAGACCATGGCCGGCTGGCGCGAGATGGCCCGCGCGCTGGCGCACGAGGTCAAGAACCCGCTCACGCCGATCCAGTTGACGGTCGAGGAGATGCGCGAGCGCTACCCCGGCGACGACACCGAGTACCGCGCCCTGCTCGACGAGTGCAGCCGCATCGTGATCGAAGAAGTGGAATCGCTGCGTAGCGTCGTCGGCCGCTTCCGCGACTTCGCGCGGCCGGTGGAACTCGATCGTCGTGCCTTCGATCCCAACCGCCTGCTGCACGACATCGGCGCGCTGCAACGCGACCTGCGCGTGGACTTCGATCTCTCCGACGAACTTCCCGCCGTGCACGGGGACGAGGACCGCCTGCGGCAGATCCTCATGAACCTGGCGTCGAACGCGCGCGAGGCCGGGGCGACGTCGCTGCGGTTGGCGTCGGCACCGCACGCCGAGGGGGTGGCCCTGGTGTTCGAGGACGACGGCCCCGGCATTCCCGCAGCCGAGCGCGCGCAGGTGTTCGAGCCGTACCGCACGGGCAAGGCCGGCGGGCTCGGGCTGGGTCTGGCGCTGGTGAAGGGGATCGTGCTCGCCCACGACGGATCGATCGAGGTGGACGAGGGCAGGCTCGGCGGGGCACGGTTCACGGTAGTGCTGCCGTCGGGCCAGGCTTCGGCAGCGGCAATCCATGCTTCCGCGGCAGCAGTCCCCACTTCCGCGGTGGAAGTCGATGCTTCTGCACCGGACGTCCGCGCTTCCGCTGCGGAAGTCCCGACTTCCGGCGCGGAACATCCCCAGCGTGGGGACGGAACAGCCGACGACGACCCGGAGGATCCGCGATGA
- a CDS encoding sigma-54 dependent transcriptional regulator yields MTTKPRLLVVDDEQNIRRSLGMILGGAGFEVFDAATGEDALASLGERAVDAVFLDVMLPGIDGIETLRRLRVDHPDLPVVMISGHATIERAVEATRLGAFDFVEKPFSRERILTLARNACRTADAASDASADDMIGRSEVMQRLREQIDRVARTDARVLLRGESGTGKELVAKRLHDRSARAGKPFVKVNCAAIPEELIEGELFGAVKGAYTGADADREGRFAAADGGTLLLDEIGDMSPRAQVKVLRVLQEGEFEPVGSTTTRSVDVRVVAATHQHLEDLVQQGRFREDLYFRLNVIPLHVPALRERPGDVEELVGHFLHEESSRYDVTPPRITEPAMARLARHAWPGNIRELRNVVERLVVLHAGGTIGVDALPFELNEATPSTSAAEVDTDYTGLPLKQAKERFERELIEAALARHDGNVTHAARDLGLERTHLHKRIRALGIGQDGA; encoded by the coding sequence ATGACCACCAAGCCGCGCCTGCTCGTGGTCGACGACGAACAGAACATCCGACGCTCGCTGGGCATGATCCTCGGCGGCGCCGGCTTCGAGGTCTTCGACGCGGCCACGGGGGAGGACGCGCTGGCGTCGCTGGGCGAGCGCGCCGTCGACGCCGTGTTCCTCGACGTCATGCTGCCCGGCATCGACGGCATCGAAACGCTGCGCCGTCTGCGCGTCGATCATCCCGACCTTCCGGTGGTGATGATCAGCGGCCACGCCACGATCGAACGCGCCGTCGAGGCCACGCGACTCGGCGCCTTCGACTTCGTCGAGAAACCCTTCTCGCGCGAGCGCATCCTGACCCTCGCCCGCAACGCGTGCCGCACCGCTGACGCCGCGTCCGATGCATCGGCCGACGACATGATCGGCCGCAGCGAGGTCATGCAGCGACTGCGCGAACAGATCGACCGCGTGGCGCGGACCGACGCGCGCGTCCTGTTGCGCGGTGAGAGCGGCACGGGCAAGGAACTCGTGGCCAAGCGTCTGCACGACCGCAGCGCACGCGCCGGCAAGCCCTTCGTGAAGGTGAACTGCGCGGCGATCCCCGAGGAGCTGATCGAAGGCGAACTCTTCGGTGCCGTGAAGGGTGCCTACACGGGTGCCGACGCCGACCGCGAGGGCCGCTTCGCCGCCGCCGACGGCGGCACACTGTTGCTCGACGAGATCGGCGACATGAGTCCGCGCGCACAGGTGAAGGTGCTGCGTGTGCTGCAGGAAGGGGAGTTCGAACCCGTCGGCTCGACGACGACGCGATCGGTCGACGTCCGCGTGGTCGCCGCCACGCACCAGCACCTCGAGGACCTCGTACAGCAGGGGCGCTTTCGTGAAGACCTGTACTTCCGTCTGAACGTCATTCCGTTGCACGTTCCTGCGCTGCGCGAGCGTCCAGGCGATGTCGAGGAGCTGGTCGGACACTTCCTCCACGAGGAGTCCTCACGCTACGACGTCACCCCGCCGCGGATCACCGAGCCGGCGATGGCCCGACTCGCGCGCCACGCGTGGCCCGGCAACATCCGCGAGCTGCGCAACGTGGTCGAGCGGCTGGTCGTGCTGCACGCCGGGGGGACGATTGGTGTCGATGCACTACCCTTCGAACTGAACGAAGCCACGCCGAGCACGTCCGCGGCGGAAGTGGACACCGACTACACCGGACTTCCGCTGAAGCAGGCCAAGGAACGGTTCGAACGCGAGCTGATCGAGGCCGCGCTCGCCCGCCACGACGGAAACGTCACCCACGCGGCCCGTGATCTGGGGCTGGAGCGCACACATCTGCACAAGCGGATCCGGGCCCTCGGAATTGGCCAAGACGGCGCCTAG
- a CDS encoding helix-turn-helix transcriptional regulator, producing the protein MARRQNLDISDGYTAGRLAELRQARGLTKTELAEAAGVTYRTVHDLESGRRPRAQEKTLILLAEVLGASLQDLLPPPPTEADDASPTPTATPWYRRRRTRHAPLVLGAILLAIVFGFETTKSHLVPVYTPLDTVIRAEVPGLGLAAWSREYDSRIIFLEPSPWTDDLWLAGFGSRAEDGSRLRALDRRTGEMRWEVFPEMSELRAAYGDSIVDDAYFSVGDMVAADLDGDGTSEVVLRIHQDMWFPTAIVVIDDQGTVLGQYEHPGHLLHFTAGDVDDDGRDEIFLTGSMNCDAHEGAAAVLLDLEGLSGGVPSHADRTPAVIETDGAPARLILRNYPPAIMNQFDRAKRLGAHSPRIVRGTDGRASLTLRVGSHARPGTGTDVFFRLTPDLRVVRVDIEDAFRHTILSSWPDSLQPGPTDPAWLREWTRTYIRYERGRRVDDAAESR; encoded by the coding sequence ATGGCCCGACGTCAGAACCTCGACATCTCCGACGGATACACCGCAGGGCGCCTGGCCGAGCTCCGGCAGGCCCGCGGTCTGACCAAGACCGAACTCGCCGAGGCGGCGGGCGTGACGTACCGCACGGTGCACGACCTCGAGAGCGGCCGTCGTCCACGCGCGCAGGAGAAGACGCTGATCCTGCTGGCCGAAGTCCTCGGGGCGTCGTTGCAGGATCTTCTTCCACCACCCCCGACGGAGGCGGACGACGCGTCCCCCACGCCCACCGCCACGCCCTGGTATCGCCGCCGACGCACCCGGCACGCCCCCCTGGTCCTCGGTGCCATCCTCCTCGCGATCGTCTTCGGTTTCGAGACCACGAAGTCGCACCTGGTGCCGGTGTACACTCCGCTCGACACCGTGATCCGCGCCGAGGTCCCCGGCCTCGGCCTCGCCGCATGGTCCCGCGAGTACGACTCACGCATCATCTTCCTCGAACCGTCGCCGTGGACCGACGATCTCTGGCTCGCCGGTTTCGGCAGCCGCGCGGAGGACGGAAGCCGTCTCCGGGCCCTCGACCGCCGCACGGGAGAGATGCGGTGGGAAGTCTTCCCCGAGATGTCGGAGCTGCGCGCGGCCTACGGCGACTCGATCGTGGACGACGCCTACTTCAGCGTGGGCGACATGGTCGCGGCCGATCTCGACGGGGATGGGACGTCGGAAGTGGTCCTGCGCATCCACCAGGACATGTGGTTCCCCACGGCCATCGTCGTCATCGACGACCAAGGCACCGTCCTCGGTCAGTACGAGCACCCCGGCCATCTCCTGCACTTCACCGCGGGCGACGTCGACGACGACGGCCGCGACGAGATCTTCCTCACGGGATCCATGAACTGCGATGCACACGAGGGCGCGGCGGCGGTCCTGCTCGATCTCGAGGGATTGTCCGGCGGCGTTCCCTCCCACGCCGACCGCACGCCTGCCGTCATCGAGACCGACGGTGCGCCCGCGCGCCTGATCCTGCGCAACTACCCACCCGCGATCATGAACCAGTTCGACAGGGCGAAGCGCCTCGGAGCGCACTCGCCACGGATCGTTCGCGGCACGGACGGGCGCGCCTCCCTGACCTTGCGCGTCGGCTCCCATGCGAGACCCGGCACCGGCACCGACGTGTTCTTCCGCCTCACCCCCGACCTCCGCGTGGTCCGCGTGGACATCGAGGACGCCTTCCGACACACGATCCTGTCCAGCTGGCCCGACTCCCTGCAGCCGGGCCCCACCGACCCCGCGTGGCTCCGCGAATGGACCCGGACCTACATCCGCTACGAACGCGGTCGACGCGTGGACGACGCCGCGGAGAGCCGCTGA
- a CDS encoding helix-turn-helix transcriptional regulator, whose translation MPRSANVDVSDGRVAQRLTQLRLREGLTKAELAASAGLTYRTVHDLESGRRPRVQEKTLILLVEALGASLQDVLPPPTDTEDAPSAPARAPWYRRRHAPLAVGALLVAVFVGFETTKSHLVPNYMPRGREIRAEVPFLGLAAWTREYDSRVSFYRLSPWTDDLLLVGLGSDAADGGRLLALDRRSGEIQWEVGPDVSQLRAAFGDSIVDDAYFNVAGMTPADMDGDGTPELALRINHGKWFPMAITVVDREGTRLGQYEHPGHVRDFVAGDLDDDGRDELFLTGTVNCDAHEGATAIVLDLEGLSGGAPPHDERTPGTIPTDDAPTRLILCNYPPAMMNQFETMRLAAHSPKIVRGDDGRVALTLSVGPRPHPDSSSDAFFRLTPDLRVASVGITDAFHLTILASWPDSLQPGPTDPAWLREWTRSFIRYERGRRVDDVAESR comes from the coding sequence ATGCCGCGCAGCGCGAACGTCGACGTCTCCGACGGCCGCGTGGCGCAACGTCTCACCCAGTTGCGCCTGCGCGAAGGCCTGACCAAGGCCGAGCTGGCCGCGTCCGCCGGGCTGACCTACCGCACCGTGCACGACCTCGAGAGTGGCCGTCGTCCTCGCGTGCAGGAGAAGACGCTGATCCTGCTGGTCGAAGCGCTCGGGGCGTCGTTGCAGGACGTGTTGCCGCCGCCCACGGATACAGAGGACGCACCGTCCGCACCCGCGCGCGCGCCCTGGTACCGGCGCCGGCACGCACCCCTCGCGGTCGGAGCCCTCCTGGTGGCGGTGTTCGTCGGCTTCGAGACGACGAAGTCGCACCTGGTGCCGAACTACATGCCCCGCGGACGCGAGATCCGCGCCGAGGTCCCCTTCCTGGGCCTGGCCGCTTGGACACGGGAGTACGATTCGCGGGTCAGCTTCTACCGACTGTCTCCATGGACCGACGACCTCTTGCTGGTGGGACTCGGCAGCGACGCCGCCGACGGCGGCCGTCTCCTCGCGCTCGACCGGAGGAGCGGTGAGATCCAGTGGGAGGTCGGCCCAGACGTGTCCCAACTGCGCGCTGCGTTCGGCGATTCGATCGTCGATGATGCCTACTTCAACGTCGCCGGCATGACCCCGGCCGACATGGACGGCGACGGCACGCCCGAACTCGCCCTGCGCATCAACCACGGCAAGTGGTTCCCGATGGCGATCACCGTCGTCGACCGGGAGGGGACGCGTCTCGGTCAGTACGAACACCCCGGGCACGTCCGCGACTTCGTGGCGGGCGATCTCGACGACGACGGGCGCGACGAACTCTTCCTGACCGGCACCGTGAACTGCGATGCGCACGAAGGGGCGACGGCGATCGTGCTGGACCTCGAGGGGCTCTCCGGCGGCGCCCCTCCCCACGACGAACGGACGCCCGGCACCATACCCACCGACGACGCGCCGACCCGTCTGATCCTCTGCAACTACCCGCCCGCGATGATGAACCAGTTCGAGACGATGCGCCTGGCCGCACACTCGCCGAAGATCGTTCGCGGTGACGACGGGCGCGTCGCCCTGACCCTGTCCGTCGGCCCTCGGCCCCACCCCGACTCGAGCTCCGACGCCTTCTTCCGCCTCACCCCCGACCTCCGCGTGGCCAGCGTCGGTATCACGGACGCATTCCACCTGACGATCCTCGCGAGCTGGCCCGACTCCCTGCAGCCGGGCCCCACCGACCCCGCGTGGCTCCGCGAGTGGACCCGGTCCTTCATCCGCTACGAGCGCGGGCGACGCGTGGACGACGTCGCAGAGAGCCGCTGA